DNA from Penaeus vannamei isolate JL-2024 chromosome 3, ASM4276789v1, whole genome shotgun sequence:
TTGTGAGTTAATACTTCAATACTTATtgatattatgtgcatatatgattaAAATCAACTGGCATGCCATTTTCAATAAATGTTCAGAATAGGACTATGTAAAGACAGATGATTAAAGTAATGGACATAAAGAATGTATAAAATAACACTACCCAAAATAACCTGATACAATCACTTCTCAAATTCTAAAAAGTCCAGAGATGCTATGCCCACTGTAATTCTCTCCAGCAAAGCAAGCATACCTTCACCTTGTATTGTCTAGCTTTACAGAACTAGTTGGCCTCCCTGGTTAGGCCAATTAAAAAAATCTTGGTTTCTCATCAGAActttttcaaaattcaaatgtggtatacttttttcccccttttttgtatcAAGGCCAAATAGGATTACTTTTTGTAGGCAATGCCAATAAAATGGACAACTCTGCATGTACGAAAATGTAAATTTTAATGAAAAGAAAGGTCATAATTGGTGGATACACAGCACATAGTTTTTTGCTAGTTTTACAACTCAAGGACAGATTCCATTATTGGTGACTCCTCAGGGAAAGACCCACCAGTGCCACAGGTACATATTTTACATTTTAATGACTAACAAAGATGGGGAGGTAAACTGAAACGTGTTGCAGTTCGGATAGATATACTTTTAAGGCTCTAAGTGGAGaccattttggttgtttacaaatAGGCCAAGAGGCTAGTAAACTACTTCCAACGTTCATCCTGTTCGCCACACTACGTTTCGAGAACATTTTGTTTAGGTGACTGTTCATTTGATTTTGCCGCGCATCGCATGGTGCATTTTGCCCCAGTGAACATGAAGACCTTTTGCGAATAGCAACTATTTTGGTACATTTTCATCGATCACTttggaaataaaaaaatcttaaaaatcgATGCTGAGGTGATTTTCAGATGTGGGCGTTCATGAGAAACCAGAATTTCTTTTATAATAAGCCTTAATGTGTAACAAGGAATGGCCCACTTCAACATGAAATTTTCCTTATCCTTGTCAGAGCAAGCCAAGGAAGTACTTCATACTTTCTCATTCTGAACAGTTATTCAAATATTCATTAAAGTTATTTACGTTTTCCTAGACATCTAACAGTAAAGAAAGGAACTACTGTCATATCTTTCAGATAGTCAAGAATGAAGCTCACTTACACTttcttctctcgatctttcttgcACAAATCTTTTCCAAACAATCCAGCATTTATAAACATGGTAGCAACAGCAGGGATAGTTCTGATGACAGCACCCAGCCCCACCACTGACAGTATCAGATTGATGCATAATGACACAATCATCTCTGAAAATACAGGAATGATAAGGACAAAGAATGATACAAATAACATTTTTATATCTGGATATTTCATATACATCAGTGtaaatgtggatttttttttcacacagcCATCAAACCCTGTAATCATTACTTTTAGTTTCAAGTGTTCAAAGCATAATATTCatgaatctatttttttccatcatcTTAAAGTACTGGTAATAGTTTACAAAGTGACTGCACTCCTGAGTCTAGAAAGTCCTTATCATTTCAGCCAACAATTTTAAGGGGATTCCTGGAAATCCACAAACATCCCAGGAGAACCAAAATCCTTTGTATCCAGGCTTCACTGCCAGACTCCCACCCAACTGCCATGGACATTAGTCCCCAAATGGTATTTGTTGTGacctaattttttcttttttgatatcaTTCTTTGCCTGCACAGATTATTTCATGCATCAGTAAGTagttcttccttttttgtatgaCAGTGTCAGTAGATTTTCCCTATCTGATAGATGTCATTATGTAAATGTATTCCAAAATATTGTGTTGGACAACTTTCATATCATCAATTTGTTAAGGAAATGCCACAGATGCAATTTGTTATAAATTTTGTTCTTCCGGCCATAACACGCAAGGATTATCTTGTATCATTTGACTGTGTAAAACTGAAATTGTACtgaaaataatgcaaaaatacCTATGATAAGGCCACTTCTTGCTCTATTTCTAGAGATAATATTTGACATATGATAAATAAACAGCACTTATTCTAGAAAAATACGACTCATAAATATCTTAAATTCAGATACTTACAGATCAGATACACAAAATGTCCAAATAAATTCAAACAAGCAGTTTATCATCTAATCAACCAAATCGCCTAAacaaggggaaataaagaaaaatgacaataccaAGGCCCGGTTTCAGCGGATCAGTTCTGACGTCGATCCCCAATACACCCAACAGCTTctccgttgccatgacaaccacGTTCATCTTTCGTTTTTAACATCCGACTTCTTAAGTAAATCGTGGTTGCTCTCAACCTTACAGTTCGTTAATCCAAAAAGATCTAAAATCATGAGTTAGTTTAGGCACAAATAAGGGAGACGTGTACGTCAGGCCGGCATTCTTAGCCTTCGAGTTGTTTACAAAAGTATGCCTCCGGGCATGACTTGTAAACATTAGATTAATCTTGGAAGTTAGAGTGTATTTGTCAAAAAATACGAAACGAAAATTATATCAAAGTATTTTTAAGATATAAACTATTATGGCTGCACAATAAATTATGTGTTATGCATGAAGGATATTAACTTTTAATATTGTAAAACCTTTATGTGAATTACTAATCTTATGTGAAAGTCCATTGTCGAAATGgtgtaaaaatatattaattattatatgttCAGGATAATCATATACTTCCCAATATTTAAAATTCTTGCAAGACTTATGTTTGCCCATGTGATCAAAGGTTTTTGCCTTTGTATTGGTCAGATTCCGAAAACCCGCCAAAAAGAACACTACTGATTGGTCCATCTGGCTTACCTGCATCCTGATTGGTAGAACTGCTCAGGAGAGAGGTGCGGATTGGCTGACGGTTGAAAAGGCCAACAATACCGCATGAAGAACCGAAGGCAGGCCAGACAAGACCTCGAAACCGACGTGAAAGCACGCAAATTCCCTTAGTTTTTCTCGTTTGTACGTAATATCCAAAGATGTCTGGCCGTGGCAAGGGAGGTGAGTAAAGAAGGATGTAACAAAGTGTAGGTAAAGAGTGAAGCATGGATTTTGGCTGCTTCTCAAATGGTCGTTGGCGTTTTAATCGAGTTTACTGGACCGCGGAGATTCAAATTTCATGCAGAAAATATTTCTCTGTTAAGTGTTCATAAGACTAGGACAGGGATTAGGTTGGATTTTGTCGCGTGCATTCACTTCCCGAAACATTAGTAGTTAAAATGAAGTTGGAAATTGCTTTTTGATTTTAAAAATACAGTCCTTTGAAGATTGAAAAGTGTTTCTTAAAGAATGTGCGGATTTCTCCTTACAATCGGGTAGCCACATCGATGATGTAGACTTTGTGGGAATACGGAATGCCTTTGCTCTTATTAGGATTTAATTTTGCTCGGCTCTGCATTTATAAGAATCGGAACATTTCTTTCTGAATAAAGTACCTAAACATATGGACTAGCGTATTGATGCAACTAAAGCCAAACATTCCTAGTACTTCAGATCCATTACATTTAAACGATTTTACATTTGCATTTACACTAGAATATGCTGGAACTGAGGATTGCAGTTGCCTAGATTCTTCAGTAGAATAGGTTAAAGTATGGAGTATTATCAAAATGGTTTGTTTACCATGTGCAGAGATTGAAGGAAGAATACTGTTAGGTGCCTAATAATAAGCCTCAATGAGCAATTCCTGAATAAGAATACATGAGGCAATACTATGGCTAGATTGTGGGGAAGGCCACCTTACCTCCACTGCAGTTTTGCAAGAGCTTGTACTTTTTCCTGTATTGATAAATTGCCTGAAAATTCTACAAACTCTTAACATGCATGAATGTATTTAGTTGTCTATTGTAGGCTAGTACCTGAGCACAAAGCATGGAGGCCATAGCATTACTTGCCTAAGATTGTTTGATATTGAGAACAATTGTGGCTAAGCTGTATTTgctgattatttttatcttctgtGTTTTCTGCTTTGAAACCATAACTTTTTTACTGTTCAGCCTTTGTGCAAAGATATGATAATCCTGAATGGTagcaaaagtaaagaaaatgtcAGCGTATGCTAAATTTGTTTGAGGCTGTTGCCGCATGGTAATCAGTATTGCATTATGTCACAAGTTGTATTAAATGTAAGGTTGATGGAAGAAATGTAATTTTAAATTCTCTTCTTTCCAAAAAGATTGCATAATTAAGTTAACTCTGCACTGAAAGCACCATCTTGCTAGACTCATGCTTTTATTGGTGATTGTTAATGAGTGATGCACCATCCAGAGACTGTTAACAAAACCAGGGTGTCATAGGAACCTAAACActcaacctaacctttcctacctcctatttattccctagatttattagcactttgcGCCAACCAATAAAAAATGGGTATTAACTCAGGGTGTTGTGGGCTTAGTCTCTGAACGGTGATATGTAGTAGACATTTTCAGCATTTAGCAGTAAGTACGAGGCTGCTGCTGCTTAAATTGTCATCTTATTCTATTTTActgtctagggaataaatagaagatAGGAAAAGTTAGGTTTGAAATTTTTGGGTTTGCATGATACCATGGTTTTGGTACTTCATCTGGAGGTTGCATTGTTCTTGGTAACAAATACCGTTTTTAGCAGTGAATGAGGCTGCTGAAGCTTAAACTGTTGTTCTGACTCTATTTCTTATGATCTGTAAAATGGTGTGTCGCTCTCAGTAACTTGTACTGTTACATGTACTTGTGTAAACACTTTCCACTTCTGAGTTTTGCATGTATCATTCTCTCGAACTTGCTTCCCAGATTCATTTATTGCAGATAAGATAATACTGCTTTCATACATTTCTTATTAGagttgataaaattatgatatccATTGATTGCCATTCTTAATTGCAGGCAAGGTGAAGGGCAAGTCAAAGTCCAGGTCTAGCCGTGCTGGCCTTCAGTTCCCAGTTGGTAGGATTCATAGACTTCTTCGCAAGGGAAATTACGCTGAGCGTGTAGGAGCTGGTGCTCCCGTGTACCTGGCTGCAGTTATGGAGTACCTTGCTGCTGAGGTTTTGGAGTTGGCTGGTAAGTTTTTCTTGTGTTCATTGCAGTAAatatagaaaaggtgtgaatgagactgAGTATATTTAGTAAATGAAATGTATTTGACAAGTTTTTGTATTCAGATATTCATTTTTGATGAACATATAATGGAAAAACATAAATCTCATTTGATATAAACgtaattatcattcattcatttttctacaTATCTCCATCCTTTTAATCTGTTGTCTCATCTTCTGAATGAGTACAAATGATAAAATGAGAAGTAGAAGTGGTGCAAGACTAATGGTTTCAATTTTAATGGTATGGCTttgtaaagttaatgataatttgCATATTCTATATACCCTTCAAAttattttttacatgtatatattatatattatatgaattgtACTCTAGTAGTTTTACTTCATGTTGCATATAGTAATACTGTTCTCTGCATACCGTTGAAACAATAAGTCCCATCTTGCTGAAATATTCATATTGGACATTTGTTTGCCTTTGCTGGAGTGAACGTGCCTTTGACAAGTGGCTAATTCTTACCCTGACTTTCtacagattttttgtttttgttatatggttgactactttaattttttttttatcttcatttcgaCCTTTTCTATATCAAGATGAAATGGTGTTGAAAATTATGCCCTAAACAAAAATGCTAATTTCAGGTAATGCTGCAAGAGACAACAAGAAAACTCGTATCATCCCTCGTCACCTCCAGTTGGCCATTCGCAATGATGAGGAACTCAACAAATTACTCTCTGGAGTAACAATTGCTCAGGTAATTTTTTAAACAGATACCTTCAGTTGTTATAAGGAAATAacctataagaaaaaaacattcttATGTTCTTAAATTGTAGGTTTGTTCTGTTATGAAGcataacatatttttatttttacattcatatggcttcatcataatgaatataattttttatcacaGGGAGGAGTCCTGCCCAATATCCAGGCTGTGCTCTTACcaaagaagacagagacaaagatgggAAAGATGAAGAGCCAGTCTCAGGAGTATTAGGCAGCATGAAGCATCagctcagaaaaaaaaattattggcaGTTTAATTTCTTCAAACTGTCTATTTTCTATTGTTTAGCATCCTTGTTGATAAGCATAAGcacttcattattttccttttatcatcttAATGTTGGCCCAACAAAAAGGAAACCCATTAAATATGAACACTTGATCAATACTTGattgttgtttttcattcatcCCTTCATTTCGATTGTTGTGCTTTTCATTTATACTTTCATTTGTAGTGGTATGCTTGCAATGCTAAACTTTGTTGAAATGATCTGGCAGCACTTTCCTTATATTTTCAAACTTTCATCAGTTCTTTACAAAGCTCTGTCAATGAGAAACAAGATTTTGCTGTTGTGTACATTACAGTTAAGAAAACTTACTGATGATTAGACATAGCAAAGGTAGTTCTGAGTAaggtgtttcctttttttgttaaaaACACTCCATTCCTATTTCAAGAAGTACAAGCTTTTAGTTTAAGGATGTCACAAGTGTGATTGTATTTTACTGCCAGAGTTGTCAGGTTTTATGCTTTTGTATTAAATGTGTCTCTTAAAGCTTGTTTTCTCAACCCTTTTTAGCATTAGGTTTGAATGTCAGATGCTGCATTCATTTGGAAAAATGTTAAGATGTGATGTACATCTATTCAATATGCCTGCATGTAATGAATCATTTGTTAGGCATACAAGTTTGCTCACTTGATATGGAGTTTACACTTGATCTTAGCCAGTGTATAATTGATGCAGTGTATGCCatattaataaatacaaataattaatTACTTATGCTGTCATTGTATATCCTCAAGTTATTGAAAAGTTCATAAGTTCTGGGAAGTTAAAATGCAGACCACTGCCATTCTGATCATTAAATATATCTAGTATATTACTGATTTTACTAATTTTGCTGCataggataataaataaaatggttACTATTTTGAGTGATATACAATTATGTTATATATAGGGAAATAAGTGGATTTTGTAAAGTATACAAAGGGACTGACAGCCAAAATCTGAACATTTGCAGTGCTGATGTTAATTTGTGATTTGATGGTATAAATGCAGTGCCTTTCATAAGGCCTGTCCAGAAGTAGGCACATCTGTGGGCAACTAAAGGTGATGGCACAGGTGAGAAATCAAGGTAACTACTTATTTACAGAGTGGTTTGTCTGCCTGTAGAGTTACTTCTTTTTGTACCTATCTACGTGGATGCCTTTACACAATATTCCATTTGCTCtaacctctttacccttttc
Protein-coding regions in this window:
- the LOC113829109 gene encoding histone H2A-like, which produces MSGRGKGGKVKGKSKSRSSRAGLQFPVGRIHRLLRKGNYAERVGAGAPVYLAAVMEYLAAEVLELAGNAARDNKKTRIIPRHLQLAIRNDEELNKLLSGVTIAQGGVLPNIQAVLLPKKTETKMGKMKSQSQEY